One region of Salinibacterium sp. TMP30 genomic DNA includes:
- the ald gene encoding alanine dehydrogenase: MKIAVPTEIKNNEFRVAITPAGVHDLVAHGHEVLVQSGAGLGSSITDEQYVVAGATLAPDAASTWAAADVLVKVKEPVASEYQYFREDLVLFTYLHLAAEEELTRALLDAKVTSIAYETVQLPSRALPLLAPMSEVAGRLSAIVGANVMLKPNGGPGMLVPGVPGTHPAEVVVLGGGVAGTSAISVAVGLGAQVTVLDTNIQRLRELDALYAGRIKTIASNGFEIERALVTADLVIGSVLIPGAKAPKLVSNELVSRMKPGSVLVDIAVDQGGCFADSRPTTHADPTFTVHGSVFYCVANMPGAVPHTSTYALTNATMPYLRAIANLGWRAALAADSALALGLNTFGGSAVNAQVAEAHGLVQARLEDALR; this comes from the coding sequence ATGAAGATTGCTGTTCCCACCGAAATCAAAAATAACGAGTTCCGCGTCGCGATTACCCCAGCAGGGGTGCACGACTTAGTTGCACACGGTCACGAGGTTCTCGTTCAGTCGGGCGCTGGCCTTGGCTCGTCCATTACCGATGAGCAATATGTTGTGGCAGGTGCGACGCTAGCTCCGGATGCTGCGAGCACGTGGGCTGCAGCCGATGTGCTCGTGAAAGTTAAGGAGCCCGTGGCTTCGGAGTACCAGTACTTCCGTGAAGATCTCGTACTTTTCACCTACTTACACCTTGCTGCGGAAGAAGAACTTACTCGCGCTCTGCTCGACGCCAAGGTCACTTCGATCGCCTATGAGACTGTTCAGCTCCCATCGCGCGCGTTGCCGTTGTTGGCTCCGATGAGCGAAGTCGCTGGTCGTTTGTCCGCAATTGTGGGGGCAAATGTGATGCTCAAGCCCAATGGTGGTCCAGGGATGCTGGTTCCTGGTGTTCCTGGAACGCACCCTGCGGAGGTCGTGGTTCTTGGTGGCGGTGTCGCTGGAACGAGTGCTATTTCTGTCGCGGTCGGGCTCGGTGCCCAGGTGACGGTGCTCGACACGAACATTCAGCGTCTGCGTGAACTGGATGCTCTGTATGCCGGTCGCATCAAGACGATTGCGTCGAATGGTTTTGAGATTGAGCGGGCGCTTGTGACCGCCGATCTGGTGATCGGTTCCGTTTTGATTCCTGGAGCGAAGGCCCCCAAGCTAGTGAGCAATGAGCTAGTTTCGCGAATGAAGCCGGGGAGTGTTCTCGTTGATATCGCGGTGGATCAGGGCGGCTGTTTCGCAGACTCTCGCCCAACAACGCACGCCGATCCCACGTTTACTGTTCACGGTTCTGTGTTCTACTGCGTAGCTAATATGCCAGGCGCGGTACCCCACACGTCAACATATGCCTTGACTAACGCGACGATGCCGTACCTACGTGCTATTGCAAACCTGGGCTGGCGTGCAGCGCTTGCCGCTGATTCTGCACTGGCCTTGGGCTTGAACACTTTTGGTGGTTCCGCGGTGAATGCACAGGTTGCCGAAGCTCACGGACTCGTCCAGGCCCGCCTTGAGGATGCACTGCGCTAA
- a CDS encoding FHA domain-containing protein, with product MESLTAPRHLTNETTDAVSSAAASSGDTVRATTTALHVQDDIAVIADEDSSSARVAVRDEVNETSRSDAQGRHNAGHAHAAAIPALQLGDPLALAQISGETEGSAHSAEPADAAALEPRAVDSLAGSSDAVAAADSGGVSNAAPAPETRWRDLPAPNPQEIAWPTPADESDLSLSVEGDSASDTRGTDVSVERHGGELAADEHTAITMDDSVEISAGSRDDNSDTSNDESQTTDEDEAHNLDVASLDSAEFEVMPEAEPEALFEPEPLVEPSPLPRSPFEPDLSKVGRPEAVAPAQNRSPVRPVRPLGDEPVFTTADRLRASGFAPVASERVSEQPAPPRESVDSASDVASISGTAPRISEAFETQPRDAMTGSNGGPDSNVGPAVEGTRANDHTAMQSASARLASSEAVCAQCGESLSESDIFCGSCGFVKHGVGPTSRSTSAPALDPFPWGTPTVRASTVTETAEPKLESGPELKSGPKLESGPESNSQQTQEVFDEPAGVAVLPEEVAHAEESAPHEEPPQAHNAELEPDSALAPLADELSRDENVTHDDYEAGARIPSAVDDAVVKVDSVKTSFEPLSAVPHPGDGEGQSEPEGVQSSAANDGAAAALGSSVLAPPPMFHHRVELPIAPPTPLASVASDEEDVEDTRIVERSISGTRFVLQFSTGDSVIVTGTGLVGRNPTPEPSEKFDIVVPITDPSKSVSKTHLEFGQMAGAFWISDRYSGNGSVVREPGGEPKRCEPGKRYRVMRGTRVEIGEQFFIVS from the coding sequence GTGGAATCGCTAACCGCACCACGCCATCTCACGAACGAAACGACTGACGCAGTCAGCTCGGCGGCAGCCTCATCCGGTGATACCGTTCGCGCGACAACAACTGCACTTCACGTCCAGGATGATATTGCCGTAATTGCGGACGAGGATTCGAGCTCGGCCAGAGTTGCTGTGCGTGACGAAGTGAACGAAACGTCACGGTCAGATGCACAAGGTCGGCATAACGCTGGACACGCACACGCGGCAGCTATCCCTGCTCTGCAGCTCGGCGATCCGTTGGCTCTTGCGCAGATTTCCGGCGAGACCGAAGGGTCTGCTCATTCCGCGGAGCCAGCGGACGCTGCCGCGCTGGAGCCTCGGGCCGTTGACAGTCTCGCTGGTAGCTCTGATGCGGTAGCAGCTGCGGATTCTGGTGGAGTTTCGAATGCTGCCCCGGCGCCGGAAACACGCTGGCGCGACCTGCCTGCGCCAAATCCGCAGGAGATCGCGTGGCCCACACCGGCAGATGAGTCGGATCTTTCCCTGTCAGTTGAGGGTGATTCCGCGTCGGACACGAGAGGCACTGACGTTTCTGTAGAGCGTCACGGCGGTGAACTCGCCGCCGACGAGCACACCGCCATCACCATGGATGACTCGGTCGAGATTTCCGCTGGCAGCCGCGACGATAACAGTGATACTAGTAACGACGAATCGCAAACAACGGATGAAGACGAAGCGCACAACCTGGACGTAGCTTCGCTCGACAGCGCAGAGTTTGAAGTTATGCCTGAGGCTGAGCCTGAGGCTCTCTTTGAGCCTGAACCGCTCGTTGAGCCTTCTCCATTGCCACGTTCTCCATTTGAGCCCGATTTGAGCAAGGTTGGGCGCCCGGAAGCTGTTGCGCCGGCTCAGAATCGTTCTCCGGTCAGGCCCGTGCGCCCACTCGGTGATGAGCCAGTCTTCACAACAGCAGACCGACTACGAGCATCTGGATTCGCTCCAGTGGCCTCTGAGCGTGTGAGCGAGCAGCCAGCGCCACCGAGGGAGTCTGTTGACTCGGCGTCTGATGTGGCATCAATTAGTGGCACGGCACCACGGATATCCGAGGCTTTCGAAACGCAGCCGCGCGACGCAATGACGGGAAGCAATGGTGGTCCCGATTCGAATGTCGGTCCCGCTGTCGAGGGCACTCGTGCGAATGATCACACCGCAATGCAGTCGGCGTCGGCCAGATTGGCTTCGTCCGAGGCTGTGTGCGCCCAGTGTGGTGAGTCTCTGTCGGAGTCCGATATTTTCTGTGGTTCTTGCGGATTTGTTAAGCACGGAGTTGGGCCCACATCCCGATCGACTAGCGCGCCTGCGCTCGACCCGTTTCCGTGGGGAACACCTACCGTGCGTGCGAGCACGGTCACGGAAACGGCAGAGCCAAAGTTGGAGTCAGGGCCAGAGTTAAAATCAGGGCCAAAGTTAGAGTCAGGGCCAGAGTCCAACAGTCAGCAGACCCAAGAAGTATTTGACGAGCCGGCAGGAGTCGCTGTGTTGCCGGAAGAAGTGGCGCATGCTGAAGAATCTGCGCCCCATGAAGAACCTCCTCAGGCGCACAATGCTGAGCTCGAGCCAGACTCCGCGCTGGCGCCACTCGCTGATGAGCTCTCACGCGATGAGAACGTCACACACGACGACTATGAGGCTGGCGCGCGAATTCCGAGTGCCGTCGACGACGCGGTTGTGAAGGTTGATTCCGTTAAGACTAGCTTTGAGCCTCTCAGTGCGGTTCCCCACCCCGGTGATGGTGAGGGGCAGTCTGAGCCTGAAGGTGTTCAGAGTTCCGCAGCTAACGATGGGGCTGCAGCGGCTCTTGGCAGCTCGGTTCTTGCGCCACCACCGATGTTTCATCACCGCGTTGAGTTGCCGATTGCGCCGCCTACTCCGCTCGCGTCGGTTGCGTCAGATGAGGAAGACGTAGAAGACACCCGGATCGTGGAACGCAGTATCTCGGGAACGCGATTTGTGCTGCAGTTCAGCACCGGCGACAGTGTGATCGTGACGGGCACCGGGCTTGTTGGGCGCAATCCGACACCGGAACCCTCCGAGAAGTTCGACATCGTGGTCCCGATTACTGATCCGAGTAAATCTGTATCAAAAACTCATCTCGAGTTTGGTCAGATGGCGGGCGCATTCTGGATCAGCGACCGGTATTCAGGCAATGGAAGTGTTGTTCGAGAGCCTGGAGGAGAGCCAAAGCGTTGCGAGCCAGGCAAACGCTACCGGGTAATGCGGGGCACGCGTGTTGAGATTGGCGAACAGTTCTTCATTGTGAGTTAG
- a CDS encoding FtsK/SpoIIIE domain-containing protein has translation MTESRANDPRITLPSAPQPAPPFRFPVVAATVPIVASLAIWLITGSTFALIFAALGPLAATGSYIDSRVTARKKLRAEQARFSRDVSTTQSAIDAHHRRESCDLAERTPPAISLVRDVLTDSARWMREPRDVLPVHLGYGSVRSSLSLERTGAHDRVDASTDEHYQRLADHAARLEGAPIAVNARLGIAIFGNEPIALSLARALAIQLARTLSPTTSWVRFRGRLSAERWGSCLPHRVLRSDGGADAESWSHERASVHWGELGTDAPSASISVVSNEREVPSGHRIVIRVSGDMIAVVSHPDKHQRREFDPSFLGREQALVWALAAHEIAARDGLAISDGAVPDVVEFRQLLEQLGAVADSPSKRARSLCSRPAVGAKGRTVLDLVEHGPHAIVGGTTGSGKSELLISWVLAMAAETSPVDVTFLLVDFKGGSAFAHLAELPHTVGIITDLDETAASRAFASLRAELQHRERALAQAGVRDIAELGSLPRLVIVVDEFAAMMGDYPQLHALFSDIAARGRSLGVHLILCTQRPSGVVRDALLANADLRISLRVNNGADSSAVIGSDRAAELTAGAKGRAWVAHGSSSAELVQFALATPRDVITVARRWPTPSSPRRPWCEPLADTIPLAVVTELHDTLRRSTVPSASSASAESNALRAACNSNPERGAVVAFGLTDLPHEQRHGIAEWTPTSEGSVLMLGAPGSGKSVAIATFAAAISAPASAHPVPKVHLEAARKPVSGSAAGFRVVVGGLEPAGFWDTLAELHARLDGPEFPQLHNLPTLLAIDDLDVAISRFDDDYRVAALDRLARLLREGPAHHIWVVASAQRITPALQSVAQLIPNTLRLRFGSRQDFVLSGGVSADYASALPVGGGLWKGARVQIALSGTYPPDPVPAAAETLPSAENLVIGSSRLGATVAALTTAGWHVRTLEGAQGTERELLIADSDRPVALVGSIDEWQSRWGALALLRAHATVLLDGCTLSDYRQVARTRELPPPLSTGSGHYWRLIDGGADRVRLPS, from the coding sequence GTGACCGAATCCCGCGCCAATGATCCCCGAATCACTTTGCCGTCTGCGCCGCAGCCAGCCCCGCCATTTCGATTTCCGGTCGTGGCAGCAACAGTGCCGATCGTCGCGTCATTGGCGATCTGGTTGATTACAGGTTCGACGTTCGCGCTGATCTTTGCTGCCTTGGGGCCGCTGGCGGCGACAGGAAGTTATATTGATTCGCGCGTGACGGCACGCAAGAAGTTGCGAGCAGAGCAAGCGCGTTTCTCGCGGGACGTTTCGACGACGCAGTCAGCGATTGATGCCCATCATCGTCGAGAGAGTTGCGACCTCGCAGAACGCACGCCGCCAGCAATTTCCTTGGTGCGAGACGTGCTTACTGATTCGGCCCGGTGGATGAGAGAGCCCCGCGACGTGCTACCCGTGCACCTCGGCTACGGCAGCGTTCGCAGTAGTCTTTCGCTTGAGCGAACCGGGGCTCATGACCGTGTAGACGCATCAACTGATGAGCACTATCAGCGGCTTGCCGATCATGCGGCCAGACTGGAGGGTGCTCCGATCGCGGTTAATGCTCGACTGGGGATCGCAATTTTTGGCAATGAGCCAATCGCGCTGTCGTTGGCGCGGGCGTTGGCGATTCAACTGGCTCGCACTCTTTCCCCCACGACCAGTTGGGTGAGGTTCCGCGGCAGGTTGAGCGCTGAACGATGGGGTTCTTGTCTGCCTCATCGGGTTTTGCGTTCTGATGGTGGAGCGGATGCGGAAAGTTGGTCTCATGAGCGCGCTAGCGTGCACTGGGGTGAGTTGGGCACGGATGCACCGAGCGCATCGATCAGTGTTGTTTCGAACGAACGAGAAGTGCCTAGCGGGCATCGAATCGTCATTCGTGTCAGCGGTGACATGATTGCCGTCGTCAGTCACCCTGACAAGCATCAGCGACGCGAATTTGATCCATCATTTCTCGGCCGAGAACAGGCTCTGGTCTGGGCGCTCGCGGCGCACGAGATCGCCGCGCGGGACGGGCTAGCGATCAGTGATGGGGCAGTTCCTGATGTGGTCGAGTTCCGCCAGCTTCTCGAGCAACTCGGTGCGGTCGCCGATTCACCGTCGAAACGCGCGCGCTCGTTGTGCAGCCGACCAGCAGTGGGCGCGAAGGGCCGAACCGTGCTCGATCTTGTAGAGCACGGACCGCACGCGATCGTCGGCGGAACAACGGGAAGTGGCAAAAGCGAGCTATTGATCTCGTGGGTCCTTGCGATGGCGGCTGAAACGTCCCCGGTCGACGTCACGTTTCTCCTTGTAGATTTCAAGGGGGGTTCCGCGTTCGCTCACCTTGCCGAACTGCCACACACGGTCGGGATCATCACCGACCTCGATGAGACTGCAGCCAGCCGGGCGTTTGCAAGCCTCCGCGCAGAGCTTCAGCACCGCGAACGCGCCCTTGCGCAAGCAGGCGTGAGAGACATCGCTGAACTCGGGTCCCTTCCGCGCCTCGTAATCGTGGTCGATGAGTTTGCCGCAATGATGGGCGACTACCCCCAGCTTCACGCGCTATTTAGCGACATTGCCGCTCGCGGACGATCTCTCGGTGTGCACCTCATCCTGTGCACTCAGCGCCCCTCAGGTGTTGTGCGCGACGCACTTCTCGCAAATGCTGACCTCCGAATCTCATTGCGCGTCAACAATGGCGCCGACAGCTCTGCGGTAATCGGTAGCGATCGCGCCGCCGAGCTAACTGCGGGCGCAAAAGGTCGAGCGTGGGTTGCTCATGGCTCGTCTTCCGCCGAGCTGGTGCAGTTCGCTCTCGCCACACCTCGTGACGTCATCACGGTCGCACGGCGATGGCCGACCCCATCGAGCCCGCGACGACCCTGGTGCGAACCTCTCGCCGACACTATCCCGCTCGCCGTTGTCACGGAGCTTCACGATACGCTTCGAAGGAGCACGGTACCAAGCGCATCGAGTGCTTCAGCTGAGTCGAATGCGCTCAGAGCTGCATGCAATTCGAATCCAGAGCGCGGTGCAGTGGTGGCCTTCGGACTCACGGATCTGCCCCACGAACAAAGGCACGGTATAGCAGAGTGGACTCCGACCAGTGAGGGGAGCGTGCTCATGCTGGGCGCGCCCGGCAGCGGAAAGAGTGTAGCGATCGCAACATTCGCTGCTGCGATCTCTGCACCAGCGTCGGCGCACCCTGTCCCGAAAGTTCACCTCGAGGCCGCCAGGAAGCCCGTCAGCGGCTCGGCGGCCGGCTTCCGGGTCGTAGTGGGCGGCCTCGAACCCGCCGGATTCTGGGACACTCTCGCAGAATTGCATGCTCGGCTCGATGGCCCCGAGTTCCCGCAGCTCCACAACCTTCCAACACTGCTGGCAATTGACGATCTCGATGTGGCAATATCGCGCTTCGACGATGACTACCGTGTTGCAGCGCTCGACAGGCTCGCGCGACTGCTGCGCGAAGGCCCGGCGCACCACATTTGGGTAGTCGCGAGTGCTCAGCGCATTACTCCGGCCCTGCAATCAGTAGCCCAGCTGATTCCGAACACGCTGAGACTTCGATTCGGCAGCAGACAAGATTTCGTGCTCTCGGGGGGAGTATCCGCTGACTATGCCTCCGCGCTGCCAGTCGGGGGTGGGCTATGGAAAGGTGCACGAGTGCAGATAGCGCTGAGTGGGACCTATCCACCCGATCCGGTTCCCGCTGCTGCAGAGACACTGCCGTCCGCCGAGAATCTTGTGATTGGAAGTAGCCGGCTGGGGGCGACGGTCGCCGCGCTTACCACTGCAGGCTGGCACGTGCGCACCCTCGAAGGGGCACAGGGAACCGAGCGCGAACTCCTCATCGCCGACTCAGATCGACCGGTTGCCCTCGTTGGATCGATTGATGAATGGCAGTCCCGCTGGGGGGCTCTCGCACTGCTAAGAGCACATGCCACAGTTCTCCTAGACGGCTGCACCCTCAGCGACTATCGCCAAGTCGCGCGAACGCGCGAACTGCCGCCGCCGCTCAGCACAGGCTCCGGGCACTACTGGAGGCTGATCGACGGCGGCGCAGACCGAGTGCGACTACCCTCGTAG
- a CDS encoding transglutaminase-like domain-containing protein — protein sequence MTRTVSRTFVVVTTALLWLAISLASAALWPIYRSPALITLVTVSVIAGTVVALVALWRKWSFVTTTLATFIAFLVIGVPIAVPSETQYSVLPTLAGLLDLVFGVALGWKQLLTISLPVGSYQALLVPALVLVLGATVASLSIAFRTKSAELAVIPPVIVFLVAVAFGPTYPDRPVTLAITLLVAIALTLVWLRWRRRRDTVNALEAATDTPGMARRKREFGFAGARTVISAIIILSIAASAAVSMANALPPKNDRSVLRTSIVEPFDPRDYVSPLSGFRRYWQPATANSVLFEVSGVPLGTSVRLATLDSYDGVVYAVGSGRVTNASGSFARVPSRFDQSDVDGSPVAMSITIANYTGVWVPTVGLFEEVDFEGSRASELNDSFYYNKVSGTAAVTERLQSGDSYTFEGVLPVQPGADEISSLMPGTAEVPPIGVSPDELTEKLDQYVRGVTEPGERLAAMLRGLAADGYISHGVGVDEPPSRSGHSADRIAELFTEPRMIGDGEQYAVAASIMANELGFPSRVVLGFVTSDQQIRGSDVTAWIEVNTAQYGWVTLDPNPPLREIPDEDPNDTAQVARPQTIVQPPEIESDTLNRQSNPDSEQALQPGLDPVLQAILAALRTVGWTLLVILVLAAPFLLIIAAKVRRRLLRRRANSTVEQISGGWQEFEDSLLDHGYSPPLSGTRTEVAAVVQEPAAHDLAVHADRAIFSGADPKSDEVEAFWTNVTDLENQLHTGLSRWARFRTKISLRSLGGYSVTSLFKR from the coding sequence ATGACTCGCACCGTCTCCCGCACATTCGTGGTTGTCACCACGGCACTGCTCTGGCTCGCAATCTCGCTCGCATCCGCAGCACTGTGGCCGATCTATCGAAGCCCGGCGCTGATCACTCTCGTTACGGTGAGCGTGATTGCCGGAACTGTGGTGGCTCTTGTTGCGCTGTGGCGAAAGTGGTCGTTCGTGACCACGACTCTCGCCACGTTCATTGCCTTTCTCGTGATCGGAGTGCCGATTGCCGTTCCTTCAGAAACCCAGTATTCGGTCCTCCCCACACTGGCTGGACTTCTCGATCTCGTTTTTGGCGTCGCGTTGGGATGGAAGCAACTTCTCACCATTTCCTTACCTGTTGGCAGCTATCAGGCTCTCCTCGTGCCCGCCTTAGTGCTCGTACTAGGTGCCACGGTCGCCTCCCTGAGCATTGCTTTCCGCACAAAGTCAGCGGAGCTCGCGGTGATTCCCCCGGTTATCGTGTTCCTCGTCGCAGTAGCGTTTGGCCCTACCTACCCTGATCGGCCGGTGACCCTTGCGATCACCCTTCTGGTTGCTATTGCGCTGACGCTGGTATGGCTTCGCTGGCGCCGCCGCCGTGACACAGTCAACGCCCTCGAGGCGGCAACCGACACGCCGGGCATGGCTCGACGCAAGCGTGAATTTGGGTTTGCTGGAGCCCGCACGGTCATTAGCGCGATCATTATTCTCTCGATTGCTGCAAGCGCGGCTGTCAGTATGGCAAACGCACTTCCGCCGAAGAACGACCGCTCTGTTCTGCGCACTTCCATAGTTGAGCCGTTTGATCCGCGAGATTATGTGAGTCCCCTCTCCGGGTTTCGGCGCTACTGGCAACCAGCAACGGCGAACTCCGTACTGTTCGAGGTTTCCGGTGTTCCGCTAGGAACGAGCGTCAGGCTTGCAACTCTCGACAGTTACGACGGTGTCGTCTACGCGGTAGGCAGCGGTCGTGTTACTAACGCATCCGGATCATTCGCTCGTGTTCCGTCTCGTTTCGACCAGTCAGACGTTGATGGCAGCCCCGTCGCGATGAGTATCACGATCGCGAACTACACGGGTGTGTGGGTACCAACAGTTGGGCTGTTTGAAGAAGTGGACTTCGAGGGATCCCGAGCATCAGAACTCAACGACTCGTTCTACTACAACAAAGTATCGGGCACGGCTGCTGTGACGGAACGACTACAAAGCGGCGACAGCTACACCTTCGAGGGTGTGCTTCCTGTTCAACCTGGTGCCGACGAAATTTCGTCGCTCATGCCAGGAACAGCCGAAGTTCCTCCCATCGGTGTATCCCCTGATGAGCTCACCGAAAAACTGGACCAGTATGTGCGCGGTGTGACGGAACCGGGGGAGCGTCTTGCCGCAATGCTCAGAGGACTCGCCGCCGACGGCTACATCAGCCATGGTGTGGGGGTAGATGAGCCGCCAAGCAGATCCGGTCACTCAGCGGATCGTATTGCTGAGCTCTTTACCGAGCCACGGATGATTGGCGACGGAGAGCAATACGCCGTAGCAGCATCCATTATGGCGAACGAGCTCGGTTTTCCCAGCCGCGTTGTTCTCGGATTTGTGACGTCAGACCAACAAATTCGTGGCAGTGATGTCACTGCCTGGATTGAAGTCAATACGGCACAGTACGGGTGGGTGACTCTTGACCCGAATCCGCCGCTGCGGGAAATTCCGGATGAGGATCCGAACGACACCGCACAGGTTGCGCGCCCACAAACCATCGTGCAACCGCCCGAGATCGAGTCAGACACGCTCAATCGACAGTCAAACCCGGACAGCGAGCAAGCACTTCAGCCTGGTCTCGACCCCGTACTCCAAGCGATTCTTGCTGCTCTGCGAACCGTCGGCTGGACCCTGCTCGTGATTCTCGTGCTTGCCGCGCCGTTCTTGTTAATTATTGCCGCGAAAGTGCGACGTCGACTACTGCGTCGGCGTGCCAACTCCACCGTGGAGCAGATCAGCGGCGGTTGGCAAGAATTTGAGGACTCGCTACTTGACCACGGCTACTCGCCGCCACTGTCAGGAACCCGAACGGAGGTTGCTGCGGTTGTACAAGAACCCGCGGCACATGATCTCGCAGTGCATGCGGACCGCGCAATTTTCTCCGGAGCTGATCCGAAGTCAGACGAGGTAGAGGCGTTCTGGACGAACGTTACCGATCTCGAAAATCAGCTCCACACTGGACTGTCGCGCTGGGCGCGGTTCAGGACCAAAATATCGCTGCGATCGCTCGGTGGTTATAGTGTCACAAGTCTGTTTAAGCGATAG
- a CDS encoding DUF58 domain-containing protein: protein MSSLLKRPAKREPPRQPAAEHLDPSGERARSDAEFPTSVRGLDNARTRIVGYRTGFLADLIVTIVRFVVVARSAVSRYVTRITSVVTPLGWVVLALIPTTLIAGYSLAWLELVVVGYACIAVALMAAIYLFGRSQLAISLHVERRRVVVGEPASGEVRGVNGGRRRSLGVVAEIPVAATFAEAVLPSIRPGGSATHEFPIPSHRRGVIRVGPVRTVRADPVGLVRRELVWTESAEVFVHPRTISIPSVSTGLIRDLEGNPTKDLTNNDISFHALREYLPGDERRNIHWKTTARTGRYMVRQFEETRRSHLVIALSLATADYASEYEFEMAVSVAGSLGAQAIRDARTVTVVASEQTPQFAKRKIFAVRALSTLTGMRLLDDLTRVQSAETALRLVDVARVTSEQTNGVSVAFLICGSTVTSQQLRAASTKFAANVEVVAIVCDPETVPGLRRVAGLSVLTIGYLEDLKRALARSAAG, encoded by the coding sequence GTGAGTTCGCTTCTGAAGCGCCCGGCTAAACGCGAGCCACCTCGACAACCCGCAGCGGAACACCTAGACCCGAGCGGCGAACGAGCGCGCTCAGACGCAGAGTTTCCGACGAGCGTCCGCGGCCTCGATAACGCCCGAACGCGGATCGTTGGCTACCGCACCGGATTTCTTGCAGACCTCATCGTCACCATTGTGCGCTTTGTTGTCGTCGCGCGCAGCGCAGTCTCGCGCTACGTCACGCGGATCACGTCAGTCGTGACACCCCTTGGGTGGGTCGTGCTGGCTCTGATCCCCACCACCCTAATCGCCGGATACTCGCTTGCGTGGCTTGAACTGGTTGTCGTTGGCTACGCCTGTATCGCGGTCGCGCTAATGGCCGCAATCTACCTTTTTGGTCGCAGCCAGTTGGCGATCAGTCTTCACGTTGAGCGGCGGCGCGTCGTCGTAGGCGAACCGGCGAGTGGCGAAGTGCGCGGCGTCAACGGTGGTCGGCGACGCAGCCTGGGAGTCGTGGCCGAAATCCCGGTTGCTGCAACGTTTGCCGAGGCAGTGCTACCGAGCATCCGGCCGGGCGGTTCTGCCACCCATGAATTCCCCATCCCGAGCCATCGTCGCGGGGTGATCCGCGTTGGGCCAGTACGCACCGTGCGGGCCGACCCGGTTGGTCTCGTGCGCCGCGAACTGGTGTGGACAGAATCTGCAGAAGTATTCGTGCACCCACGCACCATCAGCATCCCGAGCGTCAGCACCGGTCTGATCCGGGACCTTGAGGGAAACCCGACGAAAGATCTCACAAATAACGACATCTCGTTTCACGCGCTGCGCGAGTATCTGCCAGGCGATGAACGCCGAAACATCCATTGGAAAACAACCGCACGCACCGGTCGGTATATGGTGCGTCAGTTCGAAGAAACGCGCCGCAGTCACTTAGTGATCGCCTTGAGCTTGGCTACCGCAGACTACGCGAGCGAATACGAATTTGAGATGGCCGTTAGCGTTGCTGGGTCGCTCGGTGCCCAAGCTATTAGGGATGCTCGCACCGTGACAGTCGTAGCGAGTGAGCAAACTCCGCAATTCGCCAAGCGCAAGATCTTTGCTGTGCGAGCACTATCGACCTTGACCGGGATGCGGCTGCTCGACGACCTCACACGAGTGCAGAGTGCAGAAACCGCACTGCGCCTCGTCGACGTGGCGCGCGTCACCTCCGAACAGACCAATGGAGTGTCGGTCGCGTTCCTCATTTGCGGTTCCACTGTGACCTCTCAACAGCTGCGTGCAGCGTCGACAAAGTTTGCCGCAAATGTGGAAGTGGTTGCAATCGTCTGCGACCCAGAAACAGTCCCCGGCTTGCGCCGAGTTGCCGGACTGAGTGTGCTGACAATCGGCTACCTTGAGGACCTCAAGCGGGCGCTCGCGCGATCGGCGGCAGGATGA